One genomic segment of Sphaerodactylus townsendi isolate TG3544 linkage group LG07, MPM_Stown_v2.3, whole genome shotgun sequence includes these proteins:
- the LOC125436116 gene encoding uncharacterized protein LOC125436116: protein MFPLNERKLAAALKREGQLIWSEWGPDRKPGEGRATIDPAEPGTLHLWTHKSEYAPEMQPRDAAMAFARGKLDGPTTAEECAHAGPFENGPRGTTTEMATEPRLSTGSTCQEATHAYELKRKNTTILEDDPCTSYNKDLEPVEPGAKRSRIDTGEFLDHSSIPKISEVQRITDDLIRAGVKACPNGGLADRDTWIAKTDIDSDLFSLARTSQIAPDGSGYVYAMLACRPPMRPSLNFEIWKSRDNFPTSLKTKAVWIDTVLGTRNVAISANTLPIRIPCPSATRQFRHGDPAGLYLVEGESCLVLNRLITPQRTNWQT, encoded by the coding sequence ATGTTCCCCCTGAATGAAAGGAAGCTGGCCGCTGCATTGAAACGAGAGGGTCAATTGATTTGGTCAGAATGGGGCCCTGACCGAAAGCCTGGAGAAGGCCGTGCCACCATCGATCCAGCAGAACCAGGAACATTGCATCTTTGGACTCACAAATCTGAGTACGCACCAGAGATGCAACCCCGAGATGCAGCGATGGCATTCGCCCGGGGAAAACTCGATGGGCCAACCACAGCCGAAGAGTGTGCCCATGCTGGCCCATTTGAAAATGGACCAAGAGGGACTACGACTGAAATGGCCACTGAGCCAAGATTGAGTACTGGATCAACGTGCCAAGAGGCCACCCATGCTTATGAGCTCAAAAGAAAAAACACCACAATTTTGGAGGATGACCCATGTACTTCGTATAATAAAGACTTGGAACCCGTCGAACCAGGTGCCAAGAGGAGCAGAATAGATACTGGCGAATTCCTAGACCACTCATCTATTCCCAAAATCTCGGAGGTGCAAAGAATCACAGACGATCTCATACGCGCTGGAGTAAAAGCGTGCCCAAATGGCGGACTAGCAGATCGCGACACTTGGATTGCCAAGACTGATATAGACAGTGACTTGTTTTCTCTCGCTCGTACGAGCCAAATAGCACCGGACGGCTCAGGTTATGTGTATGCCATGTTGGCCTGCAGGCCTCCAATGAGGCCCTCTTTGAACTTCGAGATATGGAAGTCTCGGGATAATTTTCCAACATCCCTCAAAACCAAGGCAGTCTGGATTGACACAGTGCTGGGAACACGGAATGTTGCAATATCTGCCAACACACTCCCCATTCGGATTCCATGTCCCAGTGCGACCAGACAGTTCAGACACGGTGACCCCGCGGGCCTCTACTTGGTTGAAGGAGAGTCATGTTTGGTCCTGAATAGACTAATCACTCCACAAAGGACAAATTGGCAAACGTGA